The sequence below is a genomic window from Nicotiana tomentosiformis chromosome 6, ASM39032v3, whole genome shotgun sequence.
GAAGAGCAAAAATGAAGCAGATCCATAAAGAGTCAGGATTTGAACATTATGAGTTCAAGCTCGGGACCCGAGCCCATTTGATTTACTGGATTCAAATCTATTGTTTGTACTTAATTAGTGAATTTTTAACATATATAGTGAATTCGAGCCAAAGctaataaaaatcaaatcttgaGCATATTAAAACGTTAAAAATCCAAAAgggtgtaaaaaaaaaaaaatcacctcTAGCTCCTTCACGAAGAGCCTTAGCAACACGAAAAGGAGTTTTTTTAATGCCTTCCCTATTAATATCTTCACCCAAACCTTGCAAAAGGACTTTTACAGCATCCTTAATAGCAACAGTTTCAGGCTGAACCTCAAACCCAAGCTCAAGATTTACTTCATTCTCTATTTCTGAATGATAGTGCCCTTCATCTAATGCGCCCATTGAACACagagataaataaaaatatagcaGATCTTAATACACAATTAACCACCTGAATCACACGTGATGAAGAAaggaataaaaagagaaaaatgaagaaaggatTTTAGCCAAAGATTCCAAATTTGAGACACTCAAATGAGGAAAATTTGACCAAAAATTCAATAAAGAGATACGGATGAATGGGAAGTGTAGGGCTCTTATTTTGAGAATAGAAATAGAAGAGATGAATGAGGACGAGATGTGTGTGTTACTACAAAAACTTTGCagcaattttaaaaatatatataaaaaattttgaagggaaaaaaaaaacGTAAGGTTACAGTTGATATTGGAATGTGTGGAAGGCTACACCTATTTCTGTCATTATATCAAGATCTGGGTCGGTCAAGTGATCTGGTATATCCAAATATATTAGCCAACAGTAAAAGGGAAGAGAGGAATTCTCTTTTAAAAAGGGGAAGAAACCATAACAATTTTCGtttaaaaaagggaataaataataacaatatactACTTTCTTTGTCCCACTGTATAGTTAGTATTTAAAGAGTCAGAATaaaaattaccatgatttttatatgcttttaaaatattttaaaatattaattattttaatttatattatcttttatgtagtttttaaatatataaattttattttaattttttttaaaattctgtGTTTGAATTCAACCTAAAATTAAATTGTTTGATCTTCCCACTCTAAATCATACCATATAAAGTGGGACGGAGGGAAGTACATATCTTATTTActattataaaatataactcaaagtaacaatatggaacaaggaaaaacaaactaagagatatatagagaaagagggaagaaatttttatttcttcttcaattgtgtgtatttttctatctattacaagacctttatataagcatgaaaagtgaagaaaatatgtaattgaatatgtcattaaacatagaaaatatgtcattaagcatttgagacgAAGATCatagaggaagagtagacatccaccataatttgatatttcttataacactcccccttggatgtccatagataatgtgcctcgttaaaaccttattagaaaaaaaattctagtgaaggaaaaagagtacacatatttagaaatacgctttttggttgcctcattaaaaaccttgcaaggaaaacctagtgggacaaaatcttgtaagggaaaaagagtacaacacgtattaactcccctgatgagagcatcaattcacatccttgagccttcgcatctcaatcttgtacactagtttcttgaaggttgacgtcggtagagatttggtgaacaaatcagccatattatcacttgaacggacaTGATGCACACTGttttcaccattcttttgaagatcatgtgtgaaaaataactttggtgaaatgtgctttgttctatctccttttatgaattctCCCTTCAATTGAGCTATGCGTGTtgtattgtcttcatacaaaaatatgggtagtttgtcacacttcaaaccacatttgtctcgaataaggtgtattatagatctCAACAATACACATTcttgacttgcttcatgaatagcaattatctcggcatgattagatgaagtagccacgattgattgcttagtcgatcgccaagatattgcagtgcctccacatgtaaatgcatagcctatttgagatcgagccttatgtgggtcagataaatacccagcatcggcataaccaacaagatcgagactgcaatcattgccataaaataagctcATAtcagtagtcccttttagatactgcaatatgtgtttgattccattctaaTGTCTCATTGTAGGAGCAGagttatatcttgctaagacattaactgaaaaagttatgccaGGCAttgtagtattagcaagatacattagtgcaccaattatactaagatatggtacttcaggaccaaaaagctcttcattcttttcttgaggtcggaacgggtccttattcacatcaagtaaTCAAACaaccatcggagtacttaatggatgtgctccatccatgtaaaactgttttaataccttttctatgtaggcagattgatgaacaaaaatctcgttttctaaatgttcaatttgtaaaccaagacataattttatctttccgagatctttcatctccaattccttatttaaataatcaattgccttttggagttctgtaggagttccaataaggttcatgtcatcaacatatacggcaagtacaacaaactcctatgttgttttctttataaaaacacatggacaaatgaCATCATTTATATTACCTTCAtttaataaatattcactaaggcggttataccacattcttcctgattgcttagatcatacaaagatctttgcaatttaattgaaaatattttcctggactttgaattatgtgcgtcaCACATTTTAAATCCCTcagaaattttcatgtatatctcattatcaagtgaggcttaaaggtaggttgtaaccacattcattaaatgcatgtcaagcttttcatcGACATCAAGACTAATGAGATAGCGGAatgttatagcatccataacaggagaatacgtctcttcataatcgacaccaggtctttgtgaaaatccttgtacAACAAGGcatgccttatatctttgtacctcatttttctcattccttttacgtacaaagatccatttatagccaacaggtttAACAtcattaggtgtttggactacagaccTAAAATATTCACGTTCCGCAAGTGAATCCAATTCAGTTGGATTGCTTCTTGCTATTTTAgcaatcacgtctttgtcgatattctccaacagattgaggttcaagatcctcattatcttgcataatgctagatgcaacattgtatgcaaagacataatccaccactatattcaatcgattcaaatttatctcaatatcgattggatttattgttagttccttattttcttgagtcgcaggctcatcgatatcctcatgaatctcaggattggttaaatcatgggtttctttatgagactctttcgtagtatcatcttgatcatttattttactttttctaggatttcgatccttagaacccaatggtctgccacgctttaggcgtgcttttgactcattagctatgacactagaagactgtccaacagggacatcaatacaAATTAGAACATTCTCTGCAGTGATATGTGATTTCATTATCCTTTTCATATCCGTAAATGCATCTggtatttgatttgctattttctgcaaATGGATAATTTTTTGTACCTCCTTTTCACAAATAGAGGTACGTGGATCAAGATGATACAATGGTAGATTTTTTCATGAAATTTTTCGtttgatttcaccaatttctccccctaaatttggaaaaaatgcctcatcgaatcgacaatctgcaaatcgagcagtgaacaaatctccgattaatgtttcgaggtagcgaataatggagagcgattcaaacccaacatatattcctaaccttctttggggacccatcttggtgtGATATGGTGGTGCTACAGGCACATATACAacgcatccaaaaattcttagatgggatatattatgttcatgacccaaaactaattgcaacgaggaatatttatgataatttgttgGTTTGAGACGAATTAGCATTGCTGTATATAAAAAGGCATGACCCCAAACTGAAGTGGGTAACTTGGTTTTCATGAGTAATGGTCTTGCTATCAGttgcagacgtttaatcaaagactctgaaaggccattttgagtgtgaacatgagctacagaATGTTCCACTTTTATCtcaattgataagcaataatcattaaatacttgggatgaaaactcagtggaattatcaagtctaatagacttaattggattattgGGAAATTATGCCCCTAATCtaattatttgtgccattaattttgtAAATGTCAGGTTACGAGATGACAATAGGCatacatgagaccatctagaagatgtatctattaagaccataaaatatctaaacgacctactaggtgggtgaataggtccacaaatatccccttgtatacgttTCAAAAACGTAGGGGGACTCAATCtcaacctttgttggtgatggtctaataatcaacttgccttgataacaagaagtgcaagaaaatttattatttaaaagaatctttaaattctttaatggatgcccatttgaattttctataattcgtctcatcataattgatccaggatgtcccaatcatgccaaagtacaaaagtattggagttaaaaaccttttggtttacgatggaatgtgcctcaattgcactaattcttgtccaatacgggccacaagataaagatgtGAACTTCTCAATAATCCTTTTCTGGCCATAGACATTCTTGGTAATGATGAGATATtcgagattattctcatctattgtctcaatatgaaatccatttcaacggatatctttaaaactcaacaagttcctcttggacttggaggagaacattgcattctctatgataagtattgttcccttaggcagagttatattagctcttccagagccttcaattagattactactaccaGAAATTGCAGTAACATTTgccttacacatacttaaatgagagaaatatttcttctctttgaatattgtatgtgttgtacatgaatcaattaagtaaatatttttacaattgaactttgatccaagtttgctTTGAAAGATATCCATATCTGCTTCACATGGTTTGACATACAAAATAagtatatgaataaatattagtatttttagtgaaaaaggaaaagaaataaagttaAACCAATAATTCAATAGTGACCTTTTAATGCATTTTCTGGCAAATTTTAattattatacaaataattacgcagcaaaaataatacaattataaGTACATTACATATATGAATAATACAACTACAataaatttatttacatgtataagttatttGTATTTTCCTACACATTGTATGAAAAATAATTGATCCGTGTAAGAAAAGAACATACTTAGCTGCTTCTCTTTTCTTTATTCATAATATTTCATCCATGTACATGAAAAAAATTGAGGATGAAGTAACAAAAGTTGTTCCAGGATGCTTGTAAACCTTTTCTTAAAGAGAATTAAAGTAACGTAAAGGAAAATCAAAAGCGTTAAAAGATCACTTAGACTAGGACACTAATTACTTAGATATTACTCTGTGTTTGtgaaatttatgaaatttcggaaatacatatatttttaagAACTACATAAGAAGTGATATTAAGTGCAATAAAAATTACAAGATGTTTATTCATTAGATACTACGAATAggaaaacataaaaatcaaactGCTCAATCCTCTTTAACCACAGATCTATCACCGATCGAGTGGTTTATTTTTCCATCAGAGTGCTAAAAAAATTTGCCACATCCAAGTGGGTGATGTCAAATTCATTGTCATAGATAAAATTAGCTTCATGGTCTTTATTCTTTAGAGATatttgataaagctcaaccaaataTTTTGGTATGCGACAAATATTTGCCCAATGCCCTTTTCCACCACAACGATAATATTCAGTTTCTGAACTATTTGCCTTTGGCCCTTTCcacttttggtggttatttttctttggggGGTAATTTAACACCAGAAAAATTTCTTCCTTTCCCACGACCACGACCACGAACAGGGCCACGACCTTTTCCACACTTAAAATAATGGGAATACACCCCCATTCACTTCAGGAAATGGTGTAGACCCAGTGGGCCGATTTTCGTGATTTCTCATGAGCAAGTCGTTGTTTCGTTCAACCAcaaggagaagagaaatcaactcagagtacttcttgaaacctttctctcgGTACTGCTGTTGCAAGACCATATTGGAAGCATGGAACGTTGTGAacgttttttcaagcatatcatagtcagtgatagtatctccacagagtttcaatttagaagtaattctgaacatcgcggaattatattcagaaacagacttaaagtcttagagcctcagatgagcccaatcatatcgtgcttgtggaagagtgaccaactttaagttgtcatatctttcctttaagccATTCCACAAAATAAGTGGATCTTTGACTGTGAGATATTCTATCTTCAACCCTT
It includes:
- the LOC138894883 gene encoding uncharacterized protein, which codes for MGLGDAIKDKNKVSTQECAKALIFLRHHLDKGLKIEYLTVKDPLILWNGLKERYDNLKITSKLKLCGDTITDYDMLEKTFTTFHASNMVLQQQYREKGFKKYSELISLLLVVERNNDLLMRNHENRPTGSTPFPEVNGGVFPLF